A stretch of DNA from Hydrogenophaga sp. SL48:
CGAACTCGACCCAGACCTTGCGCGGCGGGTCTTCCTCGCCCGAGTGCAGGCGCGACTGCCCGACCGACAGCGTGAGCACGCGCCGCCCCGAGGCGGTCGGCGGGTCGCCCTCGGGCATGGCCTGCATGCCGTTGCGCGCCAGGTTGAGCAGCACCTGCTCGACCATGGTGCGGTCGCACAGCACGGGCGGGCAGCCCGGGGACACCGAGGTCTGCACCCGGATGCCGAGCTTCTTGGACTGCAGCGTGAGCAGCGGCATGATGGCCTCGATCAGGCTCTCGGGCGCCACCGCCTCGCGCACCTGCTCGCGCCGGCGCACGAAGTCGGCCACGCTCTTGATCACGCGACCGGCGCGATCGGCCTGTTCGCTGATGCGCTGCATGGCCTGGCGCAGGTCGCTGGTGGGCAGGCCTTGACCCATGTCGGCGGGCTCGTCGAGCAGGTTGAGCGTGCCGCTGGCGTAGCTGGCGATGGCCGCGAGCGGCTGGTTGAGTTCGTGGCTGAGCAGCGAGGCCATCTCGCCCACCGTGGCCAGGCGCGCCGTGGCCTGCAGGCGCTCCTGAGAAGCGCGGTTGAGCTCTTCGACGCGGCGCTGCTCGCTCAGGTCGAGGATGGCGCTCATGAAACCGGTCTGGGTGCCCTGGGCGTCGATCAGCGGCGCCTCGATGATGAGCACCGGGAAACGCGTGCCGTCCTTGCGCTGGAACACCGACTCGTAGCCCTCGCGCGGCAGCGTCTGCCCCGCCAGGCGGATGGCCAGGCGCTGCTGGTACTCGTCGATCAGTTCGGGCGGCCACCACGGTGCGGGCAGGCCGGTGCCGATCAGCTCATCGGCCTCGAAGCCCACCATCTGGCAGAAGGCCGGGTTGACGTAGGACACGCGCCCGTCCATGCCGCGAGCGCGCAGGCCGGTGACCAGCGAGTTCTCCATCGCCTTGCGGAACGCCAGCGCCTCGGCCACCTCGGTCTCGGCGCGCTGGCGCCGGCGCATGTCGCGGCCGAACAGGGCCATCACAGCGAGCAGCGCCAGCGAAAGCGCACCGACCACGGCGGTGAGCACGTTGGGGAACAGCCCGGCCACCCGGCGCGGGCTCTCCAGCCGCAGCATCAGCGTGTGGCCGGGCAGGTCGAGCAGGGTGTTGGCGACCTGGGTGCGGCGGCTGCCGGGCGCGCTGCTGTGCAGCGCCAGGCGCGTGCCATCGACCTCGGTGAAGGCCAGGCCGCGGCCGCGCAGCAGCTCCTTGTTGCTGAATTCGGAGAGCAGGCCCGGCAGCGAGTAGGTGGCGATGAGGAACCCGTCGTTGACCCCGGCCCGCACCACCGGCAGGCACATCTCGATGATCTCCATGCCCAGCCCGCTGGCCATCGGCCAGAAGAAGCTGGGCGAAAACGAGGGCCCCGAGACCCGCTGCGCACTCTCGCAGGCCTGGCGCACATCGGGCAGGGCCTGCTCGCGCGGGAGGTAGCTGAACAGGTCGGCCACGTAGACCGAGTCGCGGTGTGCCAGCAGGCGCAGGGCGCTGTCGCGCCACTCCAGGCGCACGAGTTCACGCTGCGCCGACAGCACCTCCGCCGCAGGGTCGAGCCACGAGTCGGGGGTGGGCGCCACGCTGTGCAGCGACTGCAGGGTCTGCACATTGCGCACCAGCCCGCTGCGGATGTCGCTGGCCACGGTGGCGGCGTCGCGATCCAGCGCCGCCTGATCGCGCCCCTCTTCGTACTCCCCCGCCAGGAACACCAGCACCCCCAGCAGCGCCGCCACCAGCAGCAGCAGCGCGCCCCACAGCAGCCAGCGTCGCGAGCGCAGGCCGGAGCGGACGGGCGGCGTGGCGTGAGCGGGTGTTGGCGTTCCGTCTGGATGCGCGGGCATGTGTGAAAGAACCTCAGCCTCTCAGGACTTGGACGGAGCGCGATGTCCCACCCAGCAAACACCGTGGAACCGGCTTCGCCGGGCCACTGGTGTTGCCCCCCAGTGGGGGGCTGAGGACCGCGGCTCCGAGCCTGCCTGCGCAGGCTGGGACGGGACGAAGAGGCATCGACTCTGTCGATGACGCGGCCTGCAAGGCACGCGCCCCTGGGCGCGGCGCGGGGGGCGTCTCATAATCTGCGGTGCTGGAGCGAAGGCAGCTGCTCTCGCACGTTGCGCAGGCGCTCCAGGTCGATGTCGGCCAGCACCACGCCGGGGCCTTCGGCCTGCATGGCCATGACCTGGCCCCAGGGGTCGATGACCATGCTGTGGCCCCAGGTGCGGCGGCCGTTTTCATGCAGGCCACCCTGGGCGCTGGCGATCACATAGGCCTGGTTCTCGATGGCACGGGCCCGCAGCAGGATCTCCCAGTGCGCCTGGCCGGTGGTGTAGGTGAAGGCGGCGGGCACCAGCAGCAGATCAGCCGCCAGCATGCGGTAGAGCTCACCAAAACGCAGGTCGTAACACACGCTCATGCCCACGCGCCAGGGCTCGCCCTGGTGCGGCGTGAAGTCGAACACCGTGGGTGTTTCGC
This window harbors:
- a CDS encoding two-component system sensor histidine kinase NtrB, which gives rise to MPAHPDGTPTPAHATPPVRSGLRSRRWLLWGALLLLVAALLGVLVFLAGEYEEGRDQAALDRDAATVASDIRSGLVRNVQTLQSLHSVAPTPDSWLDPAAEVLSAQRELVRLEWRDSALRLLAHRDSVYVADLFSYLPREQALPDVRQACESAQRVSGPSFSPSFFWPMASGLGMEIIEMCLPVVRAGVNDGFLIATYSLPGLLSEFSNKELLRGRGLAFTEVDGTRLALHSSAPGSRRTQVANTLLDLPGHTLMLRLESPRRVAGLFPNVLTAVVGALSLALLAVMALFGRDMRRRQRAETEVAEALAFRKAMENSLVTGLRARGMDGRVSYVNPAFCQMVGFEADELIGTGLPAPWWPPELIDEYQQRLAIRLAGQTLPREGYESVFQRKDGTRFPVLIIEAPLIDAQGTQTGFMSAILDLSEQRRVEELNRASQERLQATARLATVGEMASLLSHELNQPLAAIASYASGTLNLLDEPADMGQGLPTSDLRQAMQRISEQADRAGRVIKSVADFVRRREQVREAVAPESLIEAIMPLLTLQSKKLGIRVQTSVSPGCPPVLCDRTMVEQVLLNLARNGMQAMPEGDPPTASGRRVLTLSVGQSRLHSGEEDPPRKVWVEFAVTDHGRGLSDEVRDKLFTPFFTTKAEGMGLGLSLCRTVIEQHGGALTHEPAQPRGTVFRFTLPGA
- a CDS encoding carbon-nitrogen hydrolase family protein, with the protein product MKVAAIQMVSGISLDANLSAARALLTQAARSGAELAVLPEYFCFMGQQDADKLLLAETPGLGTVQDFLSDAARELKMWIVGGTLPMATDDPAHAANASLVYDHKGHCVSRYDKIHLFRYDNGKEAYDESAVLRAGETPTVFDFTPHQGEPWRVGMSVCYDLRFGELYRMLAADLLLVPAAFTYTTGQAHWEILLRARAIENQAYVIASAQGGLHENGRRTWGHSMVIDPWGQVMAMQAEGPGVVLADIDLERLRNVREQLPSLQHRRL